The segment GGATCAATCCCCATGAAAGAGGAGTAGGCATTGAGATAGACGAGTGAGAATAGCGATAGACCCTGAACGATAATTATGGCGGCAAGTCCCCTAAACTCGAGTCTGGTCCAAGTTAATCCAAAGAGGGTAAAAACCTCTGCTGCCAAATTGTTCAGCACACCATAGGCCCCAAGAAACCATTTGATTCCGATAGCTCCAATGAAAGGTGTTGAAAGCATCGGAAAGAGGAGGAGTGTTCTAAGAATAGACTTGCCTGCGAATTCATATCGTGCCATCAGAAACGCAAAAGAAGTACCCAAGATTACAGCGATGCCAGTAACAATCACTGCCGAGTATACTGAATTCATGATGACGCCCATCTCAACCCCGTAGATATATCGAATACCAGCTTCGGGATTGTATTGAAAGATGTTGAAATCTTCTGGCCTCCATTGAGGCACAAAAGAGGCGTTCGTAAATAAATTGAGAACTATGTCAAGCGTGAATCCATCTTCAGTAAAAAACGAGCCCCAAACAACACTTAGCAAAGGTGCAATCAAAAAAGTTCCAAACACAATCACAATAGCAATGAGCTGGATTACCGAGAGCGGATCCATTTCTCTTTTGAATCTGTCCAACCCTTCGTCGATAGATTCAGAAAGACCCTCTTTTAAGGAACTGGCATTTTCACGCGGTTTTTTCAGAAAACTACCAATTCCTACAAACAGTCCCCATAACGAAGCAAAAACGTTCTTGATTCTTATTCCAATTGCAACAAAGAAGCTTGCTATGGCACCAAAAAATGAGTAAAGGAAGTTGACGAGTGGATGTCGTGGTTCCTCTAGCTCAGATACATCAGCTTCTCTCTGTATCTCATTGGCTTCAGTCACTCGTTCACTTCCTTGTCTATTTGCTCTTTTCGTCTGTTAGGACCCAATCATAGAGTTCAAGTCAGATAGAACCTGTGAATACTGATCGATAGCAGCATCTCTCCATAGCTGCTGCATACTATTGTAGAATTCAGAATCATAGATCATCTGCTCGTTTATCTCCTCGGCGTATGGAATAGTGAACTTGTGGTCCTCGCCATCTACATTCACTGTGACCGGTTCACCCATCTGCGCAGCCAACTGATCCAGCTGTGCCTTTGTGATGTCTTCAGCATAGTAAGCATCAACAATAGCTTTCCATGTATCCACAAGCTCGTCATGGGGATCGTTGAATACCGCCTCGAAATATGATGTGAATGCAGTGTTTATGTTAACTGATAGGGTCTCGTTGAATTCAATGCCTTCGTTTTCTAGGGTCTGATTATACAGAGAATACAACCCATCATTCTGTTCTCCTAGCGGAGTAGAGAAAGCTGACTCAAGTACAGGCATTCTCCTGATTCCCTCACTCAACCAGAGTGATTGTCCTTCTGCTGATAGCACGTAATCCAAGAATGCTTGAGAGGCATTCAGATGCTCGGTATTGTGCGATATAGCAATTGGGTCACCGTTCACAATCGATTCACCTTCAGGTAGGATGTACTCACAGTCGGGGTTGTTGGCCTGTGTCGTATAACCATAGAAGTCAATCGACATGGATACGCCAACATCTCCATTTTCGGCAGCAGCCTGAGTCTCCACAGATCCTTGATAGAGCCTAGCGCTACCTGCCATTCGAGCCATTGTAATCCATCCGTCATCCCAGCCCATACCTTGAGTGATAATCTCATAGATTCTTGTATTGGACGTGGTCTTTGGTGCATTGCCCATTGCGATTGTAGAGGTGGGTAGAAGACTACCCCATACAGGCTTGGAAAGATGAGTCCAGTTGTTTGGGGTGGGCAAGTCGTACTCATCTAGGAAATTATGATTTACTGTAAACCCAAATGAGGAAATTGCTGCTGCGACCCAAATTACTTCATCTGCATCGTTTTTCCGCTTCATTGCAGCACCAGCGATAGTATCGGGAACTCTATCAAGTACATCCTGCATATAGTCGCTTGTTAGCGATTTGAGATACTCGTCTCTCTGCATTTGATCGAAGAGTGTAGGTCCACCACCCCATAGCACATCAACACCACCCGCTTCTACAACATCGTCCCAGAATTGAGGTGCTTGTGTTTTCCACTTCAAATCGGTGATACCATATTCTTCGGCAATATCAGAAGCAAGAAAGGCTTCCTCATAGGCGGTATGTATTGCTGTATCATGTCGTGTAAGTACCGTAAGAGCTATACCTTGTTCTTCAGGTGCTCCCTGATTCAACACAAAGAACACTGCTCCTGCTCCTACAATAGCAATCACAATAACCGCGAGCGCAATCGTCTTCATGTTTCGTCCTTTTTCTAGTTCTGCTCCAGAGGCCATCGGAATTCACCATTGAGCATTTCTTCGCTTCTCGAAATGTGTCGTTTGTTGAGAAGCTTACTCAGAGTGTATCTAGTTTAAGACCACTGAATGAGGATATTAAGTCTTTGGCAAGAAGAACAATTGAATGGGGATAGAATATATATTGGTGGGAGATACGATATCACCTGAATATTAGGCGAAGCTACTAAAAGCCTAAATACGGGGACGGGCAAGGAACGATATGCCCGTTCTGAGCTTCAAGAACAATTGAAGTACAGAAGGAGGAGAACACAAGTATGATACTTGGAAAGAATACTAGAAAGATGGTTACGATGTTGTTCATCGCCACCATTTTTGTGCCTTATCTTGCTGTAGGTTTTATGCCTGCAAAAGTGAGAGCACAAGATGCTGGCAAAATCGTTTTTGACTATAGTCATGGACAATATAGTGACTACATAGCTGGAAATGAAACCCATCCAGGTCAGGATTGGTACCTTCGGAAGAATCTGACCGACATGGGCTGGGAAGTTATCTGGGCCTTCGGAGGACTGAACGATTCAGTCTTATCTGATGCGGATGCCCTTATGGTAGCCGGTATATACGGTGAGCAAGCGGGATTCGCACAGTCAGAGATTGATGCAGTTGCAGATTGGTTCAACGCTGGCAACAAGTTCCTTTGGGTTGGATCAGACTCAGACTACGGTGGTGCTAGCTACATCAACGCCAACATGAGCGCGATGCTTGAGGCTGTGGGCTCTCACATCTATCCAGAGCCAACTTCAGTTGAAGACCCTGAATCCAACTGTGAGGCATCCTATCGTGTTGTTGCCAACGAGACCAGCGATGATTCCTATGTTGCTGACATCGTAGATGGTGTCTCAAAGGTAATGATGCATGGTCCCACCTGCCTATACGGAAGCACCTCAGCTACAGCGGGCGAAGATGCAGTTGCACTTGAAGAGACTGACATAGAGAATGTCTACCCACTTAGCTACTACGGAGATGCAGCCTACATTACCGATGCTGACCTACTAGCACCTTACGGTCACGATAACGGTGACGAGGGTCCCCTTGTCGCTACAGCAGTGGAGGTCAATGCAGGTGAAGCCGGTAATGGCATCATCCTAGTTAGCGGTGCTTCAATGTACGGCGACTATCAGCCAATGTACACTGGCGAATACTATGACATCACTATGGACGGATACAATCTCATCCTAAATGCCATCAGTTGGACGCCTCCAGCCGCAATGGACTGGCTTCTGATTGGCGGTATTATTGGTGTCGTTGCAGTCGTCGTAATCATCATTGCCATCGTTCTCAAGAGAAGATAGAACAAATAATCAAGAAGTAGCTTGGTTTCGCCAACGCTGCTTCTTGAACTATTCTTTTTTTTTCCAGTTTCATCGTGACTCGCATTTGAGCGTTTGTTATTCCGAGCGCCACATCATGACTTCAAGTAGCCTTTAATAACAAGAACGTATTCATACAATTATGCGAAAGGGAGTTGCTCTACTAATCATACTGATGTTACCGATGTTATCAGTCATGACTTTCTCACCACCAAAGAAGGCTGATGCATGGGGAATGACAACACACATGTTCATGGTCTCAGAGGCAATGAATGGTGTTAGTAACGATAGTTGGGCCGAGGCATACGAGTACTATGCACCAGAAGTCTTGTCTGGCTCAACAACTCCAGACCAAGCATGGCAAGACTGGGATAATCATCTATACTATCCAGAAACAGGCGAATACGATGCCCCAGAAGCGGCCCAAAGATGGTTCGAATTTGCCAAGAACAATTTCACTTCAGGTAATTGGGAGGACGGATTCTTCGCCGTCGGAGTTATGACACACTACTTCAGTGATCCCT is part of the Candidatus Thorarchaeota archaeon genome and harbors:
- a CDS encoding extracellular solute-binding protein, whose product is MASGAELEKGRNMKTIALAVIVIAIVGAGAVFFVLNQGAPEEQGIALTVLTRHDTAIHTAYEEAFLASDIAEEYGITDLKWKTQAPQFWDDVVEAGGVDVLWGGGPTLFDQMQRDEYLKSLTSDYMQDVLDRVPDTIAGAAMKRKNDADEVIWVAAAISSFGFTVNHNFLDEYDLPTPNNWTHLSKPVWGSLLPTSTIAMGNAPKTTSNTRIYEIITQGMGWDDGWITMARMAGSARLYQGSVETQAAAENGDVGVSMSIDFYGYTTQANNPDCEYILPEGESIVNGDPIAISHNTEHLNASQAFLDYVLSAEGQSLWLSEGIRRMPVLESAFSTPLGEQNDGLYSLYNQTLENEGIEFNETLSVNINTAFTSYFEAVFNDPHDELVDTWKAIVDAYYAEDITKAQLDQLAAQMGEPVTVNVDGEDHKFTIPYAEEINEQMIYDSEFYNSMQQLWRDAAIDQYSQVLSDLNSMIGS